A region of Streptomyces halobius DNA encodes the following proteins:
- a CDS encoding nuclear transport factor 2 family protein, translated as MPMGTSSSVESLYAEVQQFYARHMHLLDAGDGEGWALTFTEDGSFAPPSLPEPIVGRDALATGVNKAAAALAEAGEVHRHLLSMVWVQPREDGELSVRSYAQIVATPRGGSPRLHLMCVCDDVLVRVDGELRVRERRVTRDDRHP; from the coding sequence ATGCCGATGGGAACCTCGTCGTCGGTCGAGTCCCTCTATGCCGAAGTGCAACAGTTCTATGCCCGACACATGCATCTGCTGGACGCCGGGGACGGCGAGGGCTGGGCGCTGACCTTCACCGAGGACGGCTCGTTCGCGCCGCCCTCGCTGCCGGAACCCATCGTCGGCCGGGACGCCCTGGCCACGGGGGTCAACAAGGCCGCCGCGGCGCTCGCCGAGGCCGGCGAGGTGCACAGGCATCTGCTCAGCATGGTGTGGGTCCAGCCGCGCGAGGACGGCGAGCTGAGCGTCCGTTCGTACGCGCAGATCGTCGCCACGCCCCGGGGCGGCAGCCCCAGACTCCATCTGATGTGCGTATGCGACGACGTACTTGTGCGCGTGGATGGTGAACTGAGGGTGCGTGAACGCCGGGTCACGCGTGACGACCGGCATCCGTGA
- a CDS encoding cyclase family protein, whose translation MRLIDLSSAVDATAHEPDPVVHEVLTPRQGAEHMSAEMRTHFGLDFDPDELPDGEFLSLDRITLTSHTGTHVDAPSHYGSRAGYGDGVPKHIDRMPLEWFCKPGMVLDLTDAPTGVVGAERLEKEFQRIGRTPAPLDIVLLHTGASARAGTPEYFTEFAGLDGPAVHLLLDLGVRVIGTDAFSLDAPFTHVIERYGRTGDRSVLWPAHFAGRDREYCQIERLANLDALPAPYGFTVMCFPVKIAGAGAGWTRAVAMVDE comes from the coding sequence GTGCGGTTGATCGACCTGTCATCGGCGGTGGACGCCACGGCTCATGAACCGGATCCCGTGGTGCACGAGGTGCTAACCCCGCGTCAGGGGGCGGAGCACATGAGCGCGGAGATGCGGACGCACTTCGGGCTCGATTTCGACCCGGACGAGCTGCCCGACGGGGAGTTCCTGTCGCTCGACCGGATCACCCTGACCTCGCACACCGGCACGCACGTCGACGCGCCGTCACACTACGGCTCTCGGGCCGGATACGGCGACGGCGTACCGAAGCACATCGACCGGATGCCACTGGAGTGGTTCTGCAAGCCGGGGATGGTGCTCGACCTCACCGACGCACCGACCGGTGTCGTCGGCGCGGAGCGGCTGGAGAAGGAGTTCCAGCGGATCGGCCGCACCCCGGCGCCGCTGGACATCGTCCTGTTGCACACCGGTGCCTCGGCGCGTGCGGGCACCCCGGAGTACTTCACCGAGTTCGCCGGACTGGACGGGCCGGCCGTGCATCTGCTGCTGGACCTTGGGGTGCGGGTGATCGGGACGGACGCGTTCAGCCTGGACGCCCCGTTCACCCACGTCATCGAGCGGTACGGGCGCACGGGTGACCGTTCGGTGCTGTGGCCGGCCCACTTCGCCGGCCGCGACCGGGAGTACTGCCAGATCGAGCGCTTGGCGAACCTCGACGCCCTGCCCGCGCCGTACGGGTTCACCGTCATGTGCTTCCCCGTGAAGATCGCGGGTGCGGGCGCGGGCTGGACCAGGGCAGTCGCCATGGTCGACGAGTGA
- a CDS encoding class I SAM-dependent methyltransferase, protein MYGPELAEVYEIFYRSRGKDWPAEAAYVMEVVRSRCPEADSLLDVACGTGAHLETFGALCKHTEGLEIAEPMRELAHQRLPEVTVHPGDMRAFDLGHAFDTVVCMFCAIGYLATVSDMRDAVRSMTRHLRPGGVLVIEPWWFPEDHVEGYVAGDLGRENGRTVARISHSTRQGRATRMEVRFLVGDRHGIREFTEIDVLTLFTKNEYLAAFTDAGCTVEFLPGDPTGRGLFVGVRQ, encoded by the coding sequence ATGTACGGACCGGAACTGGCGGAGGTCTACGAGATCTTCTACCGCAGCCGGGGCAAGGACTGGCCGGCGGAGGCCGCCTACGTCATGGAAGTGGTGCGGTCGCGGTGTCCGGAGGCGGATTCCCTGCTCGACGTGGCCTGCGGCACCGGGGCGCACCTGGAGACCTTCGGGGCGCTGTGCAAGCACACCGAGGGCCTGGAGATCGCAGAGCCCATGCGGGAGCTGGCACATCAGCGGCTGCCGGAAGTGACCGTGCACCCCGGCGACATGCGCGCCTTCGACCTCGGCCACGCCTTCGACACGGTCGTGTGCATGTTCTGCGCCATCGGCTATCTGGCCACGGTGTCCGACATGCGGGACGCGGTGCGGTCGATGACCCGGCACCTGCGCCCCGGTGGTGTGCTCGTCATCGAGCCGTGGTGGTTCCCCGAGGACCATGTCGAGGGTTATGTCGCGGGTGACCTCGGCCGGGAGAACGGCCGTACCGTGGCCCGGATCTCGCACTCGACCCGCCAGGGCCGCGCGACCAGGATGGAGGTGCGGTTCCTGGTCGGCGACCGCCACGGCATCAGGGAGTTCACCGAGATCGACGTGCTCACCCTCTTCACCAAAAACGAGTACCTCGCGGCGTTCACCGACGCGGGGTGCACCGTCGAGTTCCTCCCCGGAGACCCGACCGGCCGCGGTCTGTTCGTCGGCGTACGGCAGTGA